In the Streptomyces sp. f51 genome, one interval contains:
- a CDS encoding 5'-nucleotidase C-terminal domain-containing protein, with protein MPLNRRKFLKESAVTGAGVALAGVGVAPVAQAAEGAKGGRPVKRYELTVMGTTDLHGHVFNWDYFKDAEYADKAGNAQGLARVSTLVNEIRAEKGRCNTLLLDAGDTIQGTPLTYYYAKVDPITAKGGPVHPMAQAMNAIGYDAVALGNHEFNYGIETLRKFESQCRFPLLGANALDAKTLKPAFPPYFMKDFHVHGAPPVRVAVLGLTNPGIAIWDKAYVQGKLTFPGLEEQAAKWVPKLRSMGADVVVVSAHSGASGTSSYGDQVPYVENSAALVAQQVPGIDAILVGHAHLEIPELKVTNTATGRTVVLSEPLAFAERLSVFDFGLVFEKGRWHVESVAASVRNANTVADDPRITRLLKDEHEVVVAYVNQVVGRATETLTTVEARYKDAPIIDLITRVQEDVVRAALAGTQYASLPVIAQASPFSRTSEIPAGDVTIRDLSSLYVYDNTLVAKVLTGAQVRAYLEYSANYFVQTPVGAVVDTEKLTNANNRPDYNYDYVSGLRYDIDIAQAEGSRIRNLSYDGAPLDDGQRFVLAVNNYRANGGGAFPYVASATEVWSESTEIRTRISEWVTAKGVLDPKEFASVDWKLTREGVPVF; from the coding sequence ATGCCGTTGAATCGCCGGAAGTTTCTGAAAGAGTCCGCCGTGACAGGTGCTGGGGTGGCGCTCGCGGGTGTGGGCGTGGCTCCGGTGGCGCAGGCCGCGGAGGGGGCGAAGGGGGGCCGGCCGGTGAAGCGGTACGAGCTGACCGTCATGGGGACGACCGATCTGCATGGTCATGTCTTCAACTGGGACTACTTCAAGGACGCGGAGTACGCGGACAAGGCGGGCAACGCTCAGGGGCTGGCGCGGGTCTCGACGCTGGTGAACGAGATCCGCGCGGAGAAGGGGCGTTGCAACACGCTGCTGCTGGACGCGGGTGACACGATCCAGGGCACTCCGCTGACGTATTACTACGCGAAGGTGGATCCGATCACCGCCAAGGGTGGTCCGGTGCATCCGATGGCGCAGGCGATGAACGCGATCGGGTACGACGCGGTGGCGCTCGGGAATCACGAGTTCAACTACGGGATCGAGACGCTGCGGAAGTTCGAGTCGCAGTGCCGTTTCCCGTTGCTGGGCGCGAACGCGCTGGACGCGAAGACGTTGAAGCCGGCGTTCCCTCCGTATTTCATGAAGGATTTCCATGTTCATGGTGCGCCGCCGGTGCGGGTGGCGGTGCTGGGGCTGACGAATCCGGGTATCGCGATCTGGGACAAGGCCTATGTGCAGGGGAAGTTGACGTTCCCGGGTCTTGAGGAGCAGGCGGCGAAGTGGGTGCCGAAGCTGCGGTCGATGGGTGCGGACGTGGTCGTGGTGTCGGCTCATTCGGGTGCTTCGGGTACGTCGTCGTACGGTGATCAGGTTCCGTACGTGGAGAACTCGGCGGCGTTGGTGGCGCAGCAGGTGCCGGGGATCGACGCGATCCTGGTGGGTCACGCGCATCTGGAGATCCCGGAGCTGAAGGTCACGAACACGGCGACGGGCAGGACGGTGGTGTTGTCGGAGCCGCTGGCGTTCGCGGAGCGGCTGTCGGTGTTCGACTTCGGGCTGGTCTTCGAGAAGGGGCGCTGGCACGTCGAGTCGGTGGCGGCCTCGGTGCGGAACGCGAACACGGTGGCGGACGATCCGAGGATCACTCGGCTGCTGAAGGACGAGCACGAGGTCGTGGTGGCGTACGTCAACCAGGTGGTCGGCCGGGCGACGGAGACGCTGACGACGGTGGAGGCGCGTTACAAGGACGCTCCGATCATCGATCTGATCACGCGGGTGCAGGAGGACGTGGTGCGGGCGGCGCTGGCGGGGACGCAGTACGCGTCGTTGCCGGTGATCGCGCAGGCGTCGCCGTTCTCGCGGACGTCGGAGATACCGGCGGGTGATGTGACGATCCGGGATCTGTCGAGTCTGTACGTGTACGACAACACGCTGGTGGCGAAGGTGCTGACCGGTGCGCAGGTGCGTGCGTACCTGGAGTACTCGGCGAATTACTTCGTGCAGACGCCGGTGGGTGCGGTGGTCGACACGGAGAAGCTGACGAACGCCAACAATCGGCCCGACTACAACTACGACTATGTGTCGGGGCTTCGGTACGACATCGACATCGCGCAGGCCGAGGGTTCGCGGATCAGGAACCTGTCGTACGACGGTGCGCCGTTGGACGACGGTCAGCGGTTCGTGCTGGCGGTGAACAACTACCGCGCCAATGGTGGCGGTGCGTTCCCGTACGTCGCTTCGGCGACCGAGGTGTGGTCGGAGTCGACGGAGATCCGGACGCGGATCTCGGAGTGGGTCACGGCGAAGGGTGTGCTGGACCCGAAGGAGTTCGCGTCGGTGGACTGGAAGCTGACGCGTGAGGGTGTGCCCGTGTTCTAG
- a CDS encoding helix-turn-helix domain-containing protein has protein sequence MNTYGTEVRQQALTLLRDGARNTEVARAFGIPPGTVSYWKHRDRLRRGEPVTVRPSLLCPRCDGRDLDQASYSYLLGLYLGDGHISHYARHNVPSLMITLDDAWPGIQDSAERALRAVFPDSATCRVRSKGAHTIKVYFKHLVCLFPQHGPGKKHERPIALEPWQREIVDAHPWEFVRGLIHSDGCRITNWTTRLVGGERKRYEYPRYFFTNVSDDIRQLFTDTLDGLGVDWTHCTRHGNPYNISVAKKASVALMDAHVGPKY, from the coding sequence GTGAACACTTATGGAACTGAAGTACGACAGCAGGCGCTCACGCTGCTCCGCGACGGCGCGAGGAACACCGAAGTGGCACGCGCCTTCGGCATTCCGCCGGGAACGGTCAGCTACTGGAAGCACAGGGACCGATTGAGGCGCGGCGAGCCGGTCACCGTCCGCCCGTCGCTTCTCTGCCCCCGGTGCGACGGCCGCGACCTCGACCAGGCCTCGTACAGCTATCTCCTCGGCCTGTATCTGGGCGACGGACACATCAGTCACTACGCGCGGCACAACGTGCCCAGTCTCATGATCACCCTCGACGATGCCTGGCCGGGCATTCAGGACAGCGCCGAGCGAGCCCTGCGGGCCGTGTTCCCCGACAGCGCCACGTGCCGCGTGCGGAGCAAGGGCGCACACACCATCAAGGTGTACTTCAAGCACCTCGTCTGCCTGTTCCCCCAGCACGGCCCCGGCAAGAAGCACGAGCGTCCGATCGCGCTCGAACCCTGGCAGCGGGAGATCGTCGACGCTCACCCCTGGGAGTTCGTGCGGGGGCTCATCCATTCCGACGGCTGTCGTATCACCAACTGGACCACCCGCCTCGTCGGCGGGGAGCGCAAGCGCTACGAGTACCCCCGGTACTTCTTCACCAATGTCTCCGACGACATCCGGCAGCTGTTCACCGACACCCTGGACGGGCTCGGCGTCGACTGGACCCACTGCACCCGCCACGGGAACCCGTACAACATCTCGGTCGCCAAGAAGGCCTCGGTCGCCCTCATGGACGCCCATGTGGGCCCCAAGTACTGA
- a CDS encoding response regulator, whose product MTAPESPQPVDAPDDDKSHVPPLTTRVVIAEDEALIRLDLKEMLEEEGYTVVGEAGDGEQAVELAREHKPDLVILDVKMPKLDGISAAEKIAEESIAPVLMLTAFSQRDLVERARDAGAMAYLVKPFSKSDVVPAIEMAVSRFAELKALEGEIADLTQRLETRKLVDRAKSVLQTEYGLTEPAAFRWIQKTSMDRRMSMQQVAEAVIEDAEEKKAAKG is encoded by the coding sequence GTGACCGCCCCCGAGTCGCCCCAGCCCGTAGACGCGCCCGACGACGACAAGTCGCACGTGCCTCCGCTGACGACCCGTGTCGTCATCGCCGAGGACGAGGCGCTGATCCGTCTCGACCTCAAAGAGATGCTCGAAGAAGAGGGCTACACCGTAGTAGGCGAGGCCGGTGACGGTGAGCAGGCCGTGGAGCTGGCCCGGGAGCACAAGCCCGACCTCGTGATCCTCGACGTGAAGATGCCGAAGCTGGACGGCATCTCGGCGGCGGAGAAGATCGCTGAGGAGTCGATCGCCCCGGTGCTGATGCTGACGGCGTTCTCGCAGCGCGACCTCGTGGAGCGCGCGCGTGACGCGGGCGCGATGGCTTACCTGGTGAAGCCGTTCAGCAAGAGCGACGTGGTGCCGGCGATCGAGATGGCGGTGTCCCGGTTCGCGGAGCTGAAGGCGCTGGAGGGTGAGATCGCGGATCTCACGCAGCGTCTGGAGACGCGGAAGCTGGTGGACCGCGCGAAGTCGGTTCTCCAGACGGAGTACGGCCTGACGGAGCCGGCGGCGTTCCGGTGGATCCAGAAGACGTCGATGGACCGCCGTATGTCGATGCAGCAGGTCGCCGAGGCGGTCATCGAGGACGCCGAGGAGAAGAAGGCGGCGAAGGGCTAG
- the pepN gene encoding aminopeptidase N has product MSVLTRDEAQTRAKLLDVHHYGIELDLTGGDETFDSLTVIRFTARAEADTFVELKPAELRSVTLDGRTLDPETLDENRLPLKGLTAGEHELRVDASMRYSRTGEGMHRFTDPTDGETYLYTQLFMEDVQRVFAAFDQPDLKSVFELFVTAPEGWTVLANGVTEHLGDGHWKAAPTPLISTYLVAVAAGPWHSVRTEHGGLPFGLHCRRSLAPHLDADADEILDITRACYDRYHEKFDEPYPFDSYDQAFVPEFNAGAMENPGLVTFRDEFIYRSAVTDTERQTRAMVIAHEMAHMWFGDLVTLRWWDDIWLNESFAEYMGYQTLTEATRFTDTWVDFGVARKSWGYDADQRPSTHPVAPDPDAVPDTASAMLNFDGISYAKGASALRQLVTWLGEKDFLAGINTHFARHKFANATLADFIDNLASATERDVHAWAEAWLRTTGVDTIEPEVTEADGQWQLTVGHRGSRPHRIAVGAYDTVPGEDTRLTLRERFELDVPQADSATARSGRRPDLLLLNDGDLTYAKVRFDAKSFQTVRAALSGLPDPLTRAVVWNALRDAVRDGELPPTDYIEAARTHLPHETDLALVQGVLTFAALHVADRYLLPEQRPTALATLTDLCRDLIRRTEDGSHPGLRLTAVRHLIDVAVHPDTISAWFSEGTVPGGPELDPELRWRILGRLSVLGAVDDAVIEAELVQDPSATGQEGAARCRAALPDPQAKRAAWDAMFAGDDLSNYLFTATAQGFWQPEQTHLLHEYVERYWSDAVAVAERRGPAMAEAAGRWAFPSCVVTPETLALGEDCLRDADPIPALRRKLTDQLDDLARALRVRQA; this is encoded by the coding sequence ATGTCCGTACTGACGCGCGACGAAGCGCAGACCCGTGCCAAGCTCCTCGACGTCCACCACTACGGGATCGAACTCGACCTGACCGGAGGGGACGAGACCTTCGACTCCCTGACCGTCATCCGGTTCACCGCCCGAGCCGAAGCGGACACCTTCGTCGAGCTGAAGCCCGCCGAACTGCGCTCCGTCACCCTCGACGGCCGGACCCTCGACCCGGAGACCTTGGACGAGAACCGGCTGCCCCTGAAGGGACTCACCGCTGGCGAGCACGAACTGCGCGTCGACGCCTCCATGCGCTACTCCCGCACCGGGGAGGGCATGCACCGCTTCACCGACCCCACCGACGGCGAGACCTACCTCTACACCCAGCTGTTCATGGAGGACGTCCAGCGCGTCTTCGCCGCCTTCGACCAGCCCGACCTCAAGTCCGTCTTCGAACTCTTCGTCACCGCCCCCGAAGGCTGGACCGTCCTCGCCAACGGCGTCACCGAACACCTCGGAGACGGCCACTGGAAGGCCGCCCCCACCCCCCTCATCTCCACCTACCTCGTCGCCGTCGCCGCCGGACCCTGGCACTCCGTACGCACCGAGCACGGCGGCCTGCCCTTCGGCCTCCACTGCCGCCGCTCCCTCGCCCCCCACCTCGACGCCGACGCCGACGAGATCCTCGACATCACCCGCGCCTGCTACGACCGCTACCACGAGAAGTTCGACGAGCCCTACCCCTTCGACTCCTACGACCAGGCGTTCGTCCCCGAGTTCAACGCCGGCGCCATGGAGAACCCCGGACTCGTCACCTTCCGCGACGAGTTCATCTACCGCTCCGCCGTCACCGACACCGAGCGCCAGACCCGCGCCATGGTCATCGCCCACGAGATGGCCCACATGTGGTTCGGCGACCTCGTCACCCTGCGCTGGTGGGACGACATCTGGCTCAACGAGTCCTTCGCCGAGTACATGGGCTACCAGACCCTCACCGAAGCCACCCGCTTCACCGACACCTGGGTCGACTTCGGCGTCGCCCGCAAGTCCTGGGGCTACGACGCCGACCAGCGTCCCTCCACCCACCCCGTCGCCCCCGACCCGGACGCCGTCCCCGACACCGCGTCCGCCATGCTCAACTTCGACGGCATCTCCTACGCCAAGGGCGCCTCCGCCCTGCGCCAACTCGTCACCTGGCTCGGCGAGAAGGACTTCCTCGCGGGCATCAACACCCACTTCGCCCGCCACAAGTTCGCCAACGCCACCCTCGCCGACTTCATCGACAACCTCGCCTCCGCCACCGAACGCGACGTCCACGCCTGGGCCGAGGCCTGGCTGCGCACCACCGGCGTCGACACCATCGAGCCCGAGGTCACCGAGGCCGACGGCCAGTGGCAGCTCACCGTCGGCCACCGCGGCAGCCGCCCCCACCGCATCGCCGTCGGCGCCTACGACACCGTCCCCGGCGAGGACACCCGCCTCACCCTGCGCGAACGCTTCGAACTCGACGTCCCCCAGGCGGACTCCGCCACGGCCAGGTCGGGCCGACGCCCCGACCTGCTCCTCCTCAACGACGGCGACCTCACCTACGCCAAGGTCCGCTTCGACGCCAAGTCCTTCCAGACCGTACGGGCCGCCCTCTCGGGCCTCCCCGACCCCCTCACCCGGGCCGTCGTCTGGAACGCCCTGCGCGACGCCGTCCGCGACGGCGAACTGCCTCCCACGGACTACATCGAGGCCGCCCGCACCCACCTGCCGCACGAGACCGACCTCGCCCTCGTCCAGGGCGTCCTGACCTTCGCCGCCCTCCACGTCGCCGACCGGTACCTGCTGCCCGAACAGCGGCCCACCGCCCTCGCCACCCTCACCGACCTGTGCCGCGACCTCATCCGCCGCACCGAGGACGGCTCCCACCCCGGTCTGCGCCTGACCGCCGTGCGCCACCTCATCGACGTCGCCGTCCACCCCGACACCATCAGCGCCTGGTTCTCCGAGGGCACCGTCCCCGGCGGCCCCGAACTCGACCCCGAGCTGCGCTGGCGCATCCTCGGCCGGCTCAGTGTCCTCGGCGCCGTCGACGACGCCGTGATCGAGGCCGAACTGGTCCAGGACCCCAGCGCCACCGGCCAGGAAGGCGCCGCCCGCTGCCGCGCCGCCCTGCCCGACCCGCAGGCCAAACGCGCCGCCTGGGACGCGATGTTCGCCGGCGACGACCTCTCCAACTACCTGTTCACCGCCACCGCCCAGGGCTTCTGGCAGCCCGAACAGACCCACCTCCTCCACGAGTACGTCGAGCGCTACTGGTCCGACGCCGTGGCCGTCGCCGAACGCCGCGGCCCCGCCATGGCCGAAGCCGCCGGCCGCTGGGCCTTCCCCTCCTGCGTCGTCACCCCCGAGACCCTCGCCCTCGGCGAGGACTGTCTGCGCGACGCCGACCCCATCCCGGCCCTGCGCCGCAAGCTCACCGACCAACTCGACGACCTCGCCCGTGCCCTGCGGGTGCGGCAGGCCTAG
- the pyk gene encoding pyruvate kinase, whose amino-acid sequence MRRAKIVCTLGPATDSYDQIKALVEAGMDVARFNLSHGTHADHEERYRHVRKASDETGRSVGILGDLQGPKIRLGRFTEGPVLLERGDTFTITVEEGAQGDRESCGTTYDGLASDVTPGERILVDDGKVCLEVTRVDGPRVHTTVVEGGMVSDHKGLNLPGVAVSVPALSDKDEDDLRWALRTGFDVIALSFVRSGKDIQDVHRIMDQEGRRLPVIAKVEKPQAVDNIDDIVAAFDGIMVARGDLGVEMPLEQVPIVQKRAVKLAKRNAKPVIVATQMLDSMIDNSRPTRAEASDVANAVIDGTDAVMLSGETSVGKYPIETVRTMSRIVEAAEEDMLAKGLPPLTDRNKPRTQGGAVARAAAEMGDFLGAKFLVAFTQSGDTVRRLSRYRSPIPLLAFTPVPATRSQLNLTWGVETFLGPHVDSTDAMVDQVDELLLKYGRCAKGDIVVITAGSPPGVSGSTNLVRVHHVGEDDSPK is encoded by the coding sequence ATGCGCCGAGCAAAAATCGTCTGCACACTGGGCCCCGCCACCGACTCATACGACCAGATCAAAGCCCTGGTCGAAGCCGGAATGGACGTAGCCCGCTTCAACCTCAGCCACGGCACCCACGCCGACCACGAAGAGCGCTACCGGCACGTCCGGAAAGCCTCCGACGAAACCGGCCGCAGCGTCGGAATCCTCGGCGACCTTCAAGGCCCGAAGATCCGCCTCGGCCGCTTCACCGAAGGACCCGTACTCCTTGAACGCGGAGACACCTTCACCATCACCGTCGAAGAAGGCGCCCAGGGAGACCGCGAATCCTGCGGCACCACCTACGACGGACTCGCATCCGACGTCACTCCCGGTGAACGCATCCTCGTGGACGACGGCAAGGTCTGCCTCGAGGTCACCCGCGTCGACGGCCCCCGCGTCCACACCACCGTCGTCGAAGGCGGCATGGTCTCCGACCACAAAGGCCTCAACCTCCCCGGCGTTGCCGTCTCCGTCCCCGCCCTCTCCGACAAGGACGAGGACGACCTCCGCTGGGCCCTGCGCACCGGCTTCGACGTCATCGCCCTCTCCTTCGTCCGCAGCGGCAAGGACATCCAGGACGTCCACCGCATCATGGACCAGGAAGGCCGCCGCCTCCCCGTCATCGCCAAGGTCGAGAAGCCCCAGGCCGTCGACAACATCGACGACATCGTCGCCGCCTTCGACGGCATCATGGTCGCTCGCGGCGACCTCGGCGTCGAAATGCCGCTCGAACAGGTCCCCATCGTCCAGAAGCGGGCCGTCAAACTCGCCAAGCGCAACGCCAAGCCGGTCATCGTCGCCACCCAGATGCTCGACTCGATGATCGACAACTCGCGCCCCACCCGCGCCGAGGCCTCCGACGTCGCCAACGCCGTCATCGACGGCACCGACGCCGTCATGCTCTCCGGCGAGACCAGCGTCGGCAAATACCCCATCGAGACGGTCAGGACCATGTCCCGGATCGTCGAAGCGGCGGAGGAGGACATGCTCGCCAAGGGCCTCCCTCCCCTCACCGACCGCAACAAACCCCGCACCCAGGGCGGAGCCGTCGCCCGGGCCGCCGCCGAGATGGGCGACTTCCTCGGCGCCAAGTTCCTCGTCGCCTTCACCCAGTCCGGCGACACCGTCCGCCGGCTCTCCCGCTACCGCTCGCCCATTCCCCTCCTCGCCTTCACCCCCGTGCCCGCCACCCGCTCCCAGCTCAACCTCACCTGGGGCGTCGAGACCTTCCTCGGACCCCACGTCGACTCCACCGACGCCATGGTCGACCAGGTCGACGAACTCCTCCTCAAGTACGGCCGCTGCGCCAAGGGCGACATCGTCGTGATCACCGCCGGCTCCCCGCCCGGGGTCTCCGGCTCCACGAACCTCGTCCGGGTCCACCACGTCGGCGAAGACGACAGCCCCAAGTAA
- a CDS encoding GNAT family N-acetyltransferase translates to MTSPRPQPVTASLLIGAKDEALQQRLDDELTAFNARATGAGDPEPVSVKVTDADGELVGGLTAWVWGSCCAVDMLWVRADQRHAGWGGKLLRAAEEESIRRGCTEMIVSSFTFQAPDFYRGHGYRETGRTDGIPGGHQDVHFHKVLTGSHP, encoded by the coding sequence ATGACCAGCCCCCGCCCCCAGCCCGTCACCGCCTCCCTGCTCATCGGGGCCAAGGACGAAGCCCTGCAACAGCGGCTCGACGACGAACTCACCGCCTTCAACGCGCGAGCCACCGGTGCCGGTGACCCCGAACCCGTCTCGGTCAAGGTCACCGACGCCGACGGGGAACTCGTCGGCGGACTCACCGCCTGGGTGTGGGGCAGCTGCTGCGCGGTCGACATGCTCTGGGTGCGGGCCGACCAGCGCCACGCGGGCTGGGGCGGCAAGCTCCTGCGCGCGGCGGAGGAGGAGAGCATCCGGCGCGGCTGCACCGAGATGATCGTCTCCTCCTTCACCTTCCAGGCCCCCGACTTCTACCGAGGCCACGGCTACCGCGAGACCGGCCGCACGGACGGCATCCCCGGTGGGCACCAGGACGTGCACTTCCACAAGGTGCTCACCGGCTCGCACCCCTAG
- a CDS encoding aminotransferase class V-fold PLP-dependent enzyme — MSTAPLASGPQGPDALRPLLDTVLHALAEGATARGGPLPAGGPREVAQRLRTALGNPLPQHGSPDALHTLVRALAEGAADPADPLCAAHLHCPPLAVATAADLAASALNPSLDSWDQAPAASELEALVAQALAHQVYGGPDPSDTPDPSHPRGDALVTTGGTESNQLALLLAREQHHGVQLVCGSNAHHSLHRATWLLGLPEPVVVPAPAGTLDPAALDSALTDLRGPLLVAATAGTTDAGLIDPLPDIADLCATHGARLHIDAAYGGGLLFSDRHRPKLDGLARADTVTLDLHKLGWQPVAAGLLAVRDPTDLTPLAHRADYLNADDDTEAGHPDLLGRSLRTTRRPDILKIAVTLKTLGRHGIGNLVDQVCAHAHELADLTAAHPGFELYDHPVISTVLFRPYDATDDAVAAVRRTLLDQGRAVLGRATLDGRRWLKATLLNPHTRPGDLATLLKLVEGHTPR, encoded by the coding sequence ATGAGCACGGCGCCCCTCGCCTCAGGCCCCCAAGGCCCCGACGCACTGCGGCCGTTGCTCGACACCGTCCTGCACGCCCTCGCCGAGGGCGCCACCGCCCGCGGCGGCCCCCTCCCCGCCGGAGGACCGAGAGAGGTCGCCCAGCGCCTGCGTACGGCCCTCGGCAACCCCCTGCCCCAGCACGGCAGCCCCGACGCCCTGCACACCCTCGTCCGCGCCCTCGCCGAAGGCGCCGCCGACCCCGCCGACCCCCTGTGCGCGGCCCACCTGCACTGCCCGCCCCTGGCCGTCGCCACCGCCGCCGACCTCGCCGCCTCCGCGCTCAATCCCTCCCTCGACTCCTGGGACCAGGCCCCCGCCGCCTCCGAGCTCGAAGCACTCGTCGCCCAGGCCCTCGCCCACCAGGTCTACGGCGGCCCGGACCCCTCGGACACCCCGGACCCCTCACACCCCCGAGGCGACGCCCTCGTCACCACCGGCGGCACCGAGTCCAACCAACTCGCCCTCCTCCTCGCCCGCGAGCAACACCACGGCGTCCAACTCGTCTGCGGATCCAACGCCCACCACTCCCTCCACCGCGCCACCTGGCTCCTCGGCCTCCCCGAACCCGTCGTCGTCCCCGCACCCGCCGGCACCCTCGACCCCGCCGCCCTCGACAGCGCCCTCACCGACCTGCGCGGCCCCCTCCTTGTCGCCGCCACCGCCGGCACCACCGACGCCGGACTCATCGACCCGCTCCCCGACATCGCCGACCTCTGCGCCACCCACGGCGCCCGCCTCCACATCGACGCCGCCTACGGCGGAGGCCTCCTCTTCAGCGACCGGCACCGCCCCAAACTCGACGGCCTCGCCCGCGCCGACACCGTCACCCTCGACCTCCACAAACTCGGCTGGCAACCCGTCGCCGCCGGCCTCCTCGCCGTCCGCGACCCCACCGACCTCACCCCCCTCGCCCACCGGGCCGACTACCTCAACGCCGACGACGACACCGAAGCCGGCCACCCCGACCTCCTCGGCCGCTCCCTGCGCACCACCCGACGCCCCGACATCCTCAAGATCGCCGTCACCCTCAAGACGCTCGGACGCCACGGCATCGGGAACCTCGTCGACCAGGTCTGCGCCCACGCCCACGAACTCGCCGACCTCACCGCCGCCCACCCCGGCTTCGAGCTCTACGACCACCCCGTCATCAGCACCGTCCTCTTCCGGCCCTACGACGCCACCGACGACGCCGTCGCCGCCGTACGCCGCACCCTCCTCGACCAAGGCCGCGCCGTCCTCGGCCGCGCCACCCTCGACGGCCGCCGCTGGCTCAAAGCCACACTCCTCAACCCCCACACCCGGCCCGGCGACCTGGCCACGCTCCTGAAACTGGTGGAAGGACACACACCCCGATGA
- a CDS encoding SidA/IucD/PvdA family monooxygenase, translating into MRPTPHSQPPTAETPRDLVGIGIGPFNLSLAALAHPLTELDTVFYEQRPGFDWHPGLLIDGATLQVPFLADLVTLAHPTSPWSFLNYLKDRDRLFPFYFAERFHIQRAEYDAYCRWVADNLPGLRFAHQVDAVRWNPDHDLFEVDFTRLDPNGQAQALGRTHTRNIVLGVGTAPHIPEPLKPLVDAPDAPVIHAADYLKHRDRFLTADHITVIGAGQSGAEVFLDLLRNRPTGKERIHWLARTEAFAPMEYSKLGLEHFTPDYTRYFHALGEPVRDRLLAAQWQLHKGIDADTIAAIHDELYRRTLHGGWPDAVLTPAVTVRTAGRIATTKIELHLEHVQQGTRSRLTTNAVVLATGYRERPIAPLLAGLDPYLRRDNSARPDIDDQFRLVLDPSVTGRVYVQNAELHTHGVGTPDLGLAAWRSATILNSLTGKDPYPLPGRTAFTTFGLEHTPRVPAARKEPRTLTPLVPLIPLVEGR; encoded by the coding sequence ATGAGACCGACACCCCACTCCCAGCCCCCCACCGCCGAAACACCCCGCGACCTCGTCGGCATCGGCATCGGCCCCTTCAACCTCTCCCTCGCCGCCCTCGCCCACCCCCTCACCGAACTCGACACCGTCTTCTACGAACAACGCCCCGGCTTCGACTGGCACCCCGGCCTCCTCATCGACGGCGCCACCCTCCAGGTCCCCTTCCTCGCCGACCTGGTCACCCTCGCCCACCCCACCAGCCCCTGGTCCTTCCTCAACTACCTCAAGGACCGCGACCGCCTCTTCCCCTTCTACTTCGCCGAGCGCTTCCACATCCAGCGCGCCGAATACGACGCCTACTGCCGCTGGGTCGCCGACAACCTCCCCGGACTCCGCTTCGCCCACCAGGTCGACGCAGTCCGCTGGAACCCCGACCACGACCTCTTCGAAGTCGACTTCACCCGGCTCGACCCCAACGGCCAGGCCCAGGCACTCGGCCGCACGCACACCCGCAACATCGTCCTCGGCGTCGGCACCGCCCCCCACATCCCCGAACCCCTCAAACCACTCGTCGACGCCCCCGACGCACCCGTCATCCACGCCGCCGACTACCTCAAACACCGCGACCGGTTCCTCACCGCCGACCACATCACCGTGATCGGCGCCGGCCAGTCAGGAGCGGAGGTCTTCCTCGACCTCCTCCGCAACCGCCCCACCGGAAAGGAGAGGATCCACTGGCTCGCCCGCACCGAGGCCTTCGCACCCATGGAGTACTCCAAACTCGGCCTCGAACACTTCACCCCCGACTACACCCGCTACTTCCACGCCCTCGGCGAACCCGTCCGTGACCGCCTCCTCGCCGCCCAGTGGCAACTCCACAAGGGCATCGACGCCGACACCATCGCCGCCATCCACGACGAGCTCTACCGTCGCACCCTCCACGGCGGCTGGCCCGACGCCGTCCTCACCCCCGCCGTCACGGTCCGCACCGCAGGCCGCATCGCCACCACCAAGATCGAACTCCACCTCGAACACGTCCAGCAAGGCACCCGCTCCCGCCTCACCACCAACGCCGTCGTCCTCGCCACCGGCTACCGCGAACGCCCCATCGCACCCCTCCTCGCCGGACTCGACCCCTACCTCCGCCGCGACAACTCCGCCCGCCCCGACATCGACGACCAGTTCCGCCTCGTCCTCGACCCCAGCGTCACCGGCCGCGTCTACGTCCAGAACGCCGAACTCCACACCCACGGCGTCGGCACGCCCGACCTCGGTCTCGCCGCCTGGCGCAGCGCCACCATCCTCAACTCCCTCACCGGCAAGGACCCATACCCCCTTCCCGGCCGCACCGCCTTCACCACCTTCGGCCTCGAACACACCCCCCGCGTCCCCGCCGCCCGCAAAGAACCCAGAACCCTCACCCCGCTCGTTCCGCTCATCCCGCTCGTCGAAGGACGATGA
- a CDS encoding chorismate mutase, with amino-acid sequence MTTSKPQEAGPDVRAELARLRDSIDNIDAAVVHMLAERFKCTQQVGHLKAAHHLPPADPSREAHQIARLRSLAENAKLDPAFAEKLLNFIIAEVIRHHERIADDAGGGTADPHE; translated from the coding sequence ATGACCACCAGCAAGCCCCAGGAAGCCGGCCCCGACGTCAGGGCGGAGCTCGCCCGGCTGCGCGACAGCATCGACAACATCGACGCCGCCGTCGTCCACATGCTCGCCGAACGCTTCAAGTGCACCCAGCAGGTCGGCCACCTCAAGGCCGCCCACCACCTGCCGCCCGCCGACCCCTCCCGCGAGGCCCACCAGATCGCCCGGCTGCGCAGTCTCGCCGAGAACGCCAAACTCGACCCGGCCTTCGCCGAGAAGCTGCTGAACTTCATCATCGCCGAGGTCATCCGCCACCACGAACGCATCGCGGACGACGCGGGCGGCGGTACGGCCGACCCGCACGAGTGA